The proteins below come from a single Mycobacterium parmense genomic window:
- the eccA gene encoding type VII secretion AAA-ATPase EccA translates to MSDRHAGLFESAVGMLPISQARALELFTEITNYDESACDAWVGRIRCGDTDRYTLFRAWYSRTHFGQLAGAAQLSMNAVAARVPIGGPYGDISYPVSSPLAITMGFAVSEAAQGNHADAMEALEGTSVTGAEHLVSWVKAVIYGEAQRWTDVIDEVRGAGRWPDAFLAAAAGVAHGVAAANLGLFTEAERRLTEANATPAAEACAKAIAWYLAMARRSQGNEEAAVALLEWLQTTHPEPKVAAALKDPAYRLAVTSADEISARTDPWDASTVVADTSGRDKLLAEAEAELERQIGLGRVKEQIERYRAATQMAKVRAARGMKVAQPSKHMIFTGPPGTGKTTIARVVANILAGLGVIPEPKLVETSRKDFVAEYEGQSAVKTSKTIDRALGGVLFIDEAYALVQERDGRTDPFGQEALDTLLARMENDRDRLVVIIAGYSSDIDRLLETNEGLRSRFATRIEFESYSPDEILEIAKVIAEANDSALSMEAADNLLQAAKLLSQRTVRGTPALDIAGNGRYARQLVEAGEQYRDIRLTRAVDFESLDEERLREINGQDMAEAIAAVHARLNITG, encoded by the coding sequence ATGAGCGATCGCCATGCCGGTCTGTTCGAGAGCGCCGTCGGCATGCTCCCGATCTCGCAAGCCCGAGCCCTCGAGCTGTTCACCGAGATCACAAACTATGACGAGTCGGCATGTGACGCGTGGGTCGGCCGAATCCGCTGCGGCGACACCGACCGCTACACGCTGTTCCGCGCGTGGTATTCGCGAACCCATTTCGGTCAACTCGCGGGCGCGGCCCAGCTCTCGATGAACGCCGTGGCCGCCAGGGTGCCGATCGGCGGCCCCTACGGCGACATCAGCTACCCGGTCAGCTCGCCGCTGGCGATCACCATGGGCTTCGCGGTCAGCGAAGCGGCACAGGGCAATCACGCGGACGCCATGGAGGCACTCGAGGGCACATCCGTCACCGGTGCCGAGCACCTGGTCTCCTGGGTCAAGGCGGTCATTTACGGCGAGGCACAGCGCTGGACGGACGTCATCGATGAGGTCAGGGGGGCCGGAAGGTGGCCGGACGCGTTCCTGGCCGCCGCGGCCGGCGTCGCGCACGGGGTGGCGGCGGCGAACCTCGGCCTGTTCACCGAGGCCGAACGCCGACTCACGGAGGCCAACGCCACTCCGGCGGCCGAGGCATGCGCCAAGGCCATCGCCTGGTATCTGGCGATGGCGCGCCGCAGTCAGGGCAACGAAGAAGCCGCGGTGGCGCTTCTGGAGTGGTTGCAGACAACTCACCCCGAGCCCAAAGTCGCGGCGGCGCTGAAGGATCCGGCCTATCGCTTGGCGGTCACCAGCGCCGATGAGATCTCGGCCCGCACCGATCCCTGGGACGCTTCCACGGTGGTGGCCGACACCTCCGGCCGCGACAAGCTGCTCGCCGAGGCCGAAGCCGAGCTGGAGCGACAGATCGGCCTCGGCCGGGTCAAGGAGCAGATCGAGCGCTACCGGGCGGCAACGCAGATGGCGAAGGTCCGCGCCGCCCGCGGCATGAAGGTCGCGCAGCCGAGCAAGCACATGATCTTCACCGGGCCGCCCGGTACCGGCAAGACGACGATCGCGCGGGTCGTCGCCAACATCTTGGCGGGGCTCGGCGTCATCCCCGAGCCCAAGCTCGTGGAGACGTCGCGCAAAGACTTCGTGGCGGAGTACGAGGGTCAGTCGGCGGTCAAGACCAGCAAGACGATCGACCGCGCGCTGGGTGGCGTCCTGTTCATCGACGAGGCCTACGCGCTGGTGCAGGAGCGGGACGGGCGAACCGATCCCTTCGGGCAAGAGGCGCTGGACACCCTGCTGGCACGGATGGAGAACGACCGCGACCGGCTGGTGGTGATCATCGCCGGTTACAGCTCCGACATCGACCGGCTACTGGAGACCAACGAGGGACTGCGGTCGCGCTTCGCCACACGGATCGAGTTCGAGTCCTACTCCCCGGATGAGATCCTCGAGATCGCGAAAGTCATTGCCGAAGCCAATGACTCGGCGCTGAGCATGGAAGCTGCGGACAATCTGCTGCAGGCGGCGAAGCTGCTGAGCCAGCGCACGGTGCGTGGCACACCCGCGCTGGACATCGCCGGGAACGGCCGCTACGCGAGGCAACTGGTGGAGGCCGGTGAACAGTACCGCGACATCCGCCTGACCCGGGCCGTCGACTTCGAGAGCCTCGACGAGGAGCGGCTGCGCGAAATCAACGGCCAGGACATGGCGGAGGCGATCGCCGCCGTGCACGCACGCCTGAACATCACCGGGTGA
- a CDS encoding WhiB family transcriptional regulator, translating to MTAEADGGGVWRGACVRDPDRWTTAPDAEAKALCRVCPRRWLCAREACELPGAEGLWAGVVIPEAGRGRVFALQQLHSLAERHGYPVRGRRGTAKTA from the coding sequence ATGACCGCCGAAGCCGACGGCGGGGGGGTTTGGCGGGGTGCCTGTGTGCGCGATCCGGATCGCTGGACCACGGCTCCCGACGCCGAGGCCAAAGCCTTGTGCCGGGTTTGTCCGCGCCGATGGCTCTGCGCCCGGGAAGCATGCGAGCTGCCGGGCGCGGAAGGATTGTGGGCCGGCGTGGTGATCCCGGAGGCGGGCCGAGGACGCGTCTTCGCGCTGCAGCAGTTGCATTCCCTGGCCGAGCGACACGGATACCCGGTGCGCGGCCGAAGGGGTACGGCAAAAACGGCCTGA
- a CDS encoding EspA/EspE family type VII secretion system effector, with the protein MVNWPALFKTVSDAKSVVGMAGGLGKNVYAKDWEAVGVGSFSTAASLTRMGVKKWADQGIKNFKPDDFVWNSARDTLSQKERNAAGLKSIQDKYEKWTRGAEIIEWAIFIITLEEFTFGPGGSPVKGDKFGPTGAAYPLGQALDKVGSALPDGRWQGSAADAYAARNKTQQERIRKLMDDDVTTKKLIDDTAAKNKYYRQQIAITKDGLGGCIFVAVALYAWKPAASYIFQLSVSAAALAGVNYMVGDMATYSRDHTAAGAQAVIQRYKDMAAAILADLEALGAKVPDGLSLALQTAPPSGAPSFEDILKMGMASQTAAESSHQGPLAAVSSRSARGDGTARYGGDDLYDGPAEPTEQESPETAAPQAPAGPGWAMPTLSQVAAVSARGATMSGQMSQHMNLVNQTMGSVQQLATIGQQGAAAAPPAERAADAGPAETAPAEPVSADAADGAAPGAEPAERAPVDLDAATAGADQGTNPDPARRAL; encoded by the coding sequence GTGGTGAATTGGCCCGCGCTCTTCAAAACGGTCAGCGATGCGAAGTCTGTCGTCGGCATGGCCGGCGGGCTGGGGAAGAACGTGTACGCGAAGGATTGGGAAGCGGTTGGAGTGGGCAGCTTTTCGACCGCCGCCAGCCTGACCAGGATGGGCGTCAAGAAGTGGGCGGACCAGGGGATAAAGAATTTCAAGCCCGACGATTTCGTCTGGAATTCGGCGCGCGATACGCTCTCGCAAAAGGAGCGAAACGCGGCGGGCTTGAAATCGATCCAAGATAAGTATGAGAAATGGACCAGAGGTGCGGAAATCATCGAGTGGGCCATCTTCATCATCACCTTGGAGGAATTCACATTCGGCCCGGGCGGCAGTCCCGTCAAGGGAGACAAGTTCGGCCCCACCGGCGCCGCTTACCCGCTGGGTCAGGCCCTTGACAAAGTGGGGAGCGCACTCCCGGACGGAAGATGGCAGGGCAGTGCGGCGGATGCCTATGCCGCACGCAACAAAACACAGCAGGAGCGCATCAGGAAACTGATGGATGACGATGTGACCACGAAGAAGCTGATCGACGACACCGCCGCCAAGAACAAATACTATCGACAGCAAATCGCCATCACCAAGGACGGCTTGGGTGGGTGTATTTTCGTCGCCGTCGCGCTTTATGCCTGGAAGCCCGCGGCTTCCTACATCTTCCAGTTGTCGGTATCGGCGGCCGCGCTCGCCGGCGTCAACTACATGGTGGGCGACATGGCAACGTATTCCCGCGACCACACCGCGGCCGGGGCGCAGGCGGTCATCCAGAGATACAAAGATATGGCGGCGGCCATCTTGGCCGACCTGGAGGCGCTGGGCGCGAAGGTCCCGGACGGATTGAGCCTGGCTTTGCAGACGGCGCCGCCTTCGGGTGCTCCGAGCTTCGAGGACATTCTCAAGATGGGCATGGCGTCGCAGACAGCGGCTGAGTCCTCCCATCAGGGCCCACTGGCCGCGGTGAGCTCGCGGAGCGCCCGGGGCGATGGCACAGCTCGGTATGGCGGAGACGACCTGTACGACGGGCCCGCAGAGCCGACTGAACAAGAATCGCCGGAGACCGCTGCGCCGCAGGCGCCGGCCGGCCCGGGGTGGGCGATGCCGACGTTGAGTCAGGTGGCAGCGGTCTCGGCGCGAGGGGCGACGATGTCCGGCCAGATGTCTCAACACATGAACCTCGTCAACCAGACAATGGGATCGGTACAGCAGCTCGCCACGATCGGCCAGCAGGGCGCGGCGGCAGCGCCCCCGGCCGAGAGGGCCGCCGATGCCGGGCCGGCAGAGACTGCCCCCGCCGAACCCGTGTCGGCGGACGCGGCCGACGGTGCGGCCCCGGGCGCCGAACCGGCCGAGCGCGCACCCGTCGATCTCGACGCCGCGACGGCCGGCGCCGATCAGGGCACAAATCCCGACCCGGCTCGGCGCGCCCTGTGA
- a CDS encoding ESX-1 secretion-associated protein, with protein MANLAITPDYLEKLAKKQDDASSKARDAATAASGIETAVWVTHGVISGVSNSAATAAEGVRRGAANNIATAASDLAAKLRTAAQTYTGVDQDTSENLNKQVHERR; from the coding sequence GTGGCGAACCTAGCCATCACCCCCGATTACCTCGAGAAACTGGCCAAGAAGCAAGACGATGCGTCGAGTAAGGCCCGCGACGCGGCCACGGCGGCGTCCGGCATCGAAACCGCGGTGTGGGTGACGCACGGCGTGATCAGCGGCGTGTCGAACAGCGCGGCCACCGCCGCCGAGGGGGTGCGCCGCGGCGCGGCGAACAACATCGCGACCGCCGCCTCGGACCTCGCGGCGAAGCTGCGCACGGCCGCCCAGACCTACACGGGCGTCGACCAGGACACCAGCGAGAACCTCAACAAGCAGGTACACGAACGGCGCTGA
- a CDS encoding nitroreductase family deazaflavin-dependent oxidoreductase, whose product MSELRPPRYLKPMNKVMMAVQRLGIPTGPAMVLTVAGRKSGRPRSTPMTPFEFRGGLYVVAGYPGADWAANARAAGRGTLARGRRSRPVRIVELNAEEARPVLRAFSTEVPVGVAFAKRSGLVRDGSADEFEALAGRLAVFRFEPAVVP is encoded by the coding sequence ATGTCCGAACTGCGCCCGCCGCGCTACCTCAAGCCGATGAACAAGGTGATGATGGCCGTGCAACGCCTCGGCATCCCCACCGGCCCCGCGATGGTGCTCACCGTGGCCGGCCGCAAATCGGGCCGACCGCGCAGCACGCCGATGACCCCGTTCGAATTCCGCGGCGGCCTCTATGTGGTGGCCGGTTATCCCGGCGCCGACTGGGCGGCGAACGCCCGCGCCGCGGGCCGCGGCACGCTCGCGCGGGGCAGGCGATCGCGACCGGTCCGGATCGTCGAACTCAACGCCGAAGAAGCCCGGCCGGTGTTGCGGGCGTTCTCCACCGAGGTGCCGGTGGGGGTGGCGTTCGCCAAACGCTCCGGGTTGGTGCGCGACGGCAGCGCCGACGAATTCGAGGCGCTGGCCGGCCGGCTCGCCGTCTTCCGGTTCGAGCCCGCCGTTGTGCCGTAG
- a CDS encoding EspA/EspE family type VII secretion system effector, with amino-acid sequence MSRLAGIHDLAYCFQRLGGAGSAGYAEDWVGLGANLGALAGKAMWYAKGQWKSLVDALAKSGKSVLPTPTAIIDVTMVVVSVVDLFNGFGPPDKGGSFTSGVDKLDNVKLQLEAAVVDPRDWDGDAAKAYTAQLAALQALVETMKDLDKQMQALVANQGAEVQKAHTAISVTLFALVVAQGIALVLYMIPIVGAEISCAWQIVAAFAACATVLAFEMFTLANSMSLGHEINALALEYGDVQKNATLSAAFARIEVAAAQQSTFTSFTAISESMAGMSAFANMPTVSSLARMAGTAGEGAAADAQAKMTALEEPPADGIPEGTPGVPDTGAAPAFTPPTLAQVSAASGQAAKMSGHISQHMNLVNQTMGSVQQVSSMGQQGQQAAAPAEDAAAEGAAPAEAALADDAEGAGAGINTDGAERAPVDLAGGGQSGTSQSERFV; translated from the coding sequence GTGAGTCGTTTAGCAGGCATTCATGACCTGGCGTACTGCTTCCAGCGGCTGGGGGGTGCGGGTAGCGCCGGCTACGCAGAGGATTGGGTGGGCCTTGGAGCCAACCTCGGCGCGCTTGCCGGCAAGGCGATGTGGTACGCGAAGGGCCAATGGAAGTCCCTCGTGGACGCGTTGGCCAAGTCAGGAAAAAGTGTCTTGCCGACTCCGACGGCCATTATCGACGTGACGATGGTGGTGGTCTCGGTGGTGGACCTTTTCAACGGCTTCGGGCCGCCCGACAAGGGGGGCTCATTCACCAGCGGTGTGGACAAACTCGACAACGTCAAGCTGCAGCTCGAGGCGGCCGTCGTCGACCCGCGGGATTGGGACGGTGACGCGGCGAAGGCCTACACCGCCCAGCTCGCGGCGTTGCAAGCCCTCGTCGAGACGATGAAAGATCTGGACAAGCAAATGCAAGCCCTCGTGGCCAACCAGGGCGCCGAGGTGCAGAAGGCGCACACGGCTATCTCGGTGACGTTGTTCGCGCTCGTCGTCGCTCAGGGGATCGCGCTCGTGCTCTACATGATTCCCATTGTGGGAGCAGAGATTTCGTGCGCATGGCAGATCGTCGCCGCCTTCGCGGCATGCGCGACAGTCCTGGCGTTCGAGATGTTCACGCTGGCCAACTCGATGTCGCTCGGTCACGAGATCAACGCGCTGGCCCTCGAGTACGGCGACGTGCAGAAGAACGCAACACTGTCGGCGGCGTTCGCCCGGATCGAGGTGGCCGCCGCGCAGCAATCGACGTTCACCAGCTTCACGGCCATCTCCGAGAGCATGGCCGGCATGTCCGCGTTCGCCAACATGCCGACCGTCTCCTCGTTGGCCCGGATGGCAGGCACCGCGGGTGAAGGCGCCGCCGCCGACGCGCAAGCGAAGATGACCGCGCTCGAGGAACCCCCCGCGGACGGCATCCCGGAGGGCACACCCGGGGTTCCGGACACCGGGGCCGCCCCGGCATTCACACCACCCACCCTGGCGCAGGTGAGCGCGGCGTCAGGGCAGGCCGCGAAGATGTCCGGACACATTTCCCAGCACATGAACCTGGTGAATCAGACCATGGGGTCGGTTCAGCAGGTCTCGTCGATGGGCCAGCAGGGCCAGCAGGCCGCGGCGCCCGCCGAGGATGCCGCCGCCGAGGGCGCCGCGCCGGCGGAGGCTGCGCTCGCCGACGATGCCGAGGGCGCCGGGGCCGGCATCAACACCGACGGCGCCGAGCGCGCGCCCGTCGATCTCGCGGGCGGCGGCCAATCGGGCACGTCGCAGTCGGAACGTTTCGTGTGA
- a CDS encoding type VII secretion target, which translates to MANLAVDPTYLEFLASKHDDEKTGAINDLKQAEIASSGFAWDLWWTHGPVCTEGNKAMHELDILRSAVLVGLEAISAVLAAGLRAGAQAYVSTDEQGGQNLGTQLV; encoded by the coding sequence GTGGCGAATCTGGCCGTCGACCCGACCTACCTGGAATTTCTGGCGTCGAAACACGATGACGAGAAAACCGGTGCGATCAACGATCTCAAGCAGGCGGAGATCGCGTCCTCCGGGTTCGCCTGGGACCTGTGGTGGACACATGGTCCCGTCTGCACCGAGGGCAACAAGGCCATGCACGAGCTCGACATCTTGCGCAGCGCCGTGCTGGTGGGTTTGGAGGCGATATCGGCTGTCCTGGCTGCGGGCCTGCGTGCCGGCGCTCAGGCGTACGTGAGCACCGACGAGCAGGGCGGGCAAAACCTCGGCACACAGCTGGTGTGA
- a CDS encoding ESX secretion-associated protein EspG: MSVPLNGGRAGLVDDVVGVEVTVDGMLVIADRLHLVEFPAALGIRPNIPQEDLRNLVWGQVERDLIAQGVLDQDGQPHPTVAAMVDTLGRPDRTLECRWWRRDAGGVMIRFVVCRKDERHVIAARDGDLLVLQMVAPQVSLAGMVTAVLGPADAARVEPLTGVAAELSVCTTAAQLAQYGLAATSARIYADIIADPSGWVEIVAGQRHSGGTCTHTDVAAGVLDSAYGRLVSLPRRVGGELYGSFLSGTQENLQRTLDALLEFLPARAWLDHPETSPAH; the protein is encoded by the coding sequence ATGTCCGTTCCCCTCAATGGCGGCCGCGCGGGACTCGTCGACGATGTCGTCGGCGTGGAGGTGACCGTCGACGGCATGCTGGTGATCGCCGACCGACTGCACCTGGTTGAATTCCCTGCGGCGCTGGGGATTCGGCCGAACATCCCCCAGGAAGACCTGCGCAACCTGGTCTGGGGGCAGGTGGAGCGGGACCTGATCGCGCAAGGGGTGCTGGACCAAGACGGGCAGCCGCACCCGACGGTAGCGGCGATGGTCGACACTCTCGGCAGGCCGGACCGAACCCTGGAATGCCGGTGGTGGCGGCGCGACGCCGGCGGCGTGATGATCCGATTCGTGGTGTGCCGCAAGGACGAACGCCATGTCATCGCCGCGCGCGACGGCGACCTGCTGGTACTCCAGATGGTGGCTCCGCAGGTGAGCCTGGCAGGCATGGTCACCGCCGTCCTGGGTCCCGCCGACGCGGCGCGCGTGGAACCGCTGACCGGCGTGGCTGCCGAGCTGTCGGTGTGCACCACCGCAGCCCAGTTGGCGCAGTACGGCCTCGCCGCAACATCGGCCCGGATCTATGCCGATATCATCGCCGACCCGAGTGGATGGGTCGAGATCGTTGCCGGACAACGTCATTCAGGCGGGACGTGCACACACACCGATGTCGCCGCCGGTGTGCTGGACTCCGCATACGGCCGGCTGGTGTCGCTGCCGCGCCGCGTCGGCGGCGAACTGTATGGCAGCTTCCTGTCCGGCACCCAGGAGAACCTGCAGCGCACTCTTGACGCCCTGCTGGAGTTCCTTCCCGCGCGAGCCTGGCTGGACCACCCCGAGACCTCCCCTGCGCACTGA
- a CDS encoding NAD(P)H-binding protein: MTIVVTGASGNVGRPLVAELVAAGARVRAVSRNPDRAGFPTPVEVLGSAGAALPGATAVFLNSRALGEGLPGFVAGCVRAGVTKLVALSAINADDDFSRQPSRFRGDRNKEVEQLAVDSGLAWVSLRPSVFASNFAGMWSAQIRGGDVVAGPCAGSSSAPIAESDIAAVAAHTLLTDEHVGQRIPLTGPQALTNTELVETIGKVLDRPLRYREIPMDAVRRRFIGIGFTADFADAYAAMLSATLDRPAPVTHDVEKITGRPALPFAQWVAAHRNLFDGQGA, from the coding sequence ACGTCGGGCGCCCGCTGGTGGCCGAGCTCGTCGCCGCCGGCGCCCGGGTGCGGGCGGTGAGCCGCAACCCCGACCGCGCCGGGTTCCCCACCCCCGTCGAGGTGCTCGGCTCGGCGGGGGCGGCCCTGCCGGGCGCGACGGCGGTGTTCCTCAACTCCCGCGCACTCGGCGAGGGCCTGCCCGGCTTCGTGGCCGGATGCGTGCGCGCCGGCGTCACGAAGTTGGTTGCCCTGTCGGCGATCAACGCCGACGACGACTTCTCCCGCCAGCCCTCCCGATTCCGCGGCGACCGCAACAAGGAGGTGGAGCAGCTCGCCGTCGACTCCGGGCTGGCCTGGGTGAGTCTGCGGCCCTCGGTCTTCGCGAGCAACTTCGCCGGCATGTGGTCGGCGCAGATCCGCGGTGGCGACGTGGTGGCGGGGCCCTGCGCCGGGTCGTCGTCTGCGCCCATCGCCGAGAGCGACATCGCGGCGGTCGCGGCGCACACGCTGCTCACCGACGAACATGTGGGACAACGAATACCGCTCACCGGTCCGCAGGCCTTGACCAACACCGAGCTCGTCGAGACGATCGGAAAGGTCCTGGACCGCCCGCTGCGGTACCGGGAGATTCCGATGGATGCGGTGCGGCGGCGGTTCATCGGCATCGGCTTCACGGCCGATTTCGCCGACGCGTACGCCGCGATGCTGTCCGCAACGCTGGACAGGCCCGCCCCGGTGACCCACGACGTCGAGAAGATCACCGGCCGCCCGGCGCTGCCCTTCGCGCAGTGGGTTGCCGCGCACCGCAACCTGTTCGACGGGCAAGGAGCCTGA